A single window of Rhodamnia argentea isolate NSW1041297 chromosome 5, ASM2092103v1, whole genome shotgun sequence DNA harbors:
- the LOC115754401 gene encoding ACD11 homolog protein-like isoform X2, which produces MMTGEKADGGSRQGGVLPDQPPGAAAQQADTPLSGIAEAFEEMAALLRSDEGGSVELRLDEFCDACSLVSVLFGCLGLAFKFAEMEYVAKVRDLVEASRTHRTLQNVLDLDVAKNSVRTPGSRTRNLRRVRQGLDLIRALFEQFLSSDDYSLKDAATTAYMQVCAPFHTWGIRTAVYAGMYTLPYRDQLLLKLNETDAAIVGHDKVLP; this is translated from the exons ATGATGACTGGAGAAAAAGCCGATGGAGGGAGCCGCCAGGGCGGCGTCCTTCCAGATCAGCCGCCGGGGGCCGCCGCGCAGCAGGCCGACACGCCTCTCTCGGGGATCGCGGAGGCGTTCGAGGAGATGGCCGCCCTCTTGCGGTCCGACGAGGGCGGGAGCGTGGAGCTCCGCTTGGACGAGTTCTGCGACGCCTGCTCCCTGGTCTCCGTTCTTTTCGGTTGCCTCGGCCTCGCCTTCAAGTTCGCTGAAATGGAGTACGTCGCCAAG GTACGTGATCTTGTGGAGGCATCGAGGACACATCGCACATTACAAAACGTGCTGGATCTCGACGTCGCTAAAAACTCAGTGAGAACTCCAGGAAGTCGTACACGTAATTTACGTCGAGTTAGGCAGGGTCTTGATCTCATCAGAGCTCTATTTGAGCAGTTTTTGTCTTCTGa CGATTACTCATTAAAGGATGCTGCTACCACAGCCTATATGCAAGTTTGTGCGCCATTCCACACGTGGGGAATCAGGACAGCTGTTTATGCTGGAATGTATACCCTTCCATATAGGGATCAACTTCTGCTAAAGCTCAATGAAACTG ATGCAGCAATAGTGGGTCACGACAAGGTTCTTCCATAA
- the LOC115754366 gene encoding protein NRT1/ PTR FAMILY 3.1-like: protein MEEGSHGRGRKKGGMVTMPFIFSNEVCDKLAVVGFNTNMLSYLTAQLHMPLTKAANTVTSFGGTASLTPLIGAFVADAYAGRFWTVSVASIIYVVGMTLLTVSAVLPQLRPPPCEGDQRCQEASGGQLAVLYTALLLGAIGSGGIRPCVVAFGADQFDPNDPKQSTKTWKYFNWYYFVMGVSILLAVTVLVYIQDYIGWGWGLGIPTFLMFLSVITLIGGYRLYRMMDPAGSPFTRLLQVCVASFRKRRVAMVTDSTLLYENEELDASISLDGKLVHTNHVKFLDKAAIVTPEDDVKSPNVWRLNTVHRVEELKTMIRMGPIWASGIILYTAYAQQSTFSLQQAKMVDRHLGRSFQIPAASMSVFTMTAMLLTIAAYDRLLVPVARRFTGLDRGISFLKRMGIGYFISILATLVAGFVEVKRKHYAKAHGLLDLPHAMIPMSVFWLMPQYALHGIAEAFMAIGHLEFFYDQAPESMRSTATALFWTSISAGNYLSTLMVSLVHKYSAGPDGSNWLPDSNLNRGKLEYFYWVLTLLQALNLLYYVCVAKFYTMKPVQVHTVEAVDVTDEEDKDKAAVELAKV, encoded by the exons atggaggaAGGAAGCCAtggaagaggaaggaaaaagggAGGGATGGTCACCATGCCCTTCATTTTCT CGAATGAGGTATGCGATAAGTTGGCGGTGGTGGGTTTCAACACGAACATGCTAAGCTACTTGACGGCCCAACTCCACATGCCATTGACGAAAGCAGCCAACACCGTCACCAGCTTCGGTGGCACCGCCAGCCTCACGCCACTCATCGGCGCTTTCGTCGCCGACGCCTACGCCGGGCGCTTCTGGACCGTCAGCGTCGCCTCCATTATCTATGTAGTC GGAATGACCCTTTTGACCGTATCCGCCGTGCTCCCCCAGCTGAGGCCTCCCCCGTGCGAGGGCGACCAAAGGTGCCAAGAGGCCAGCGGCGGCCAGCTTGCCGTCCTCTACACAGCCCTCCTGCTCGGAGCCATCGGGTCGGGAGGGATCCGCCCTTGCGTGGTCGCCTTCGGGGCGGACCAATTCGATCCGAACGACCCGAAGCAGTCCACCAAGACGTGGAAATACTTCAATTGGTACTACTTCGTGATGGGGGTGTCTATACTGCTGGCAGTGACGGTGCTCGTTTATATTCAGGACTACATCGGATGGGGCTGGGGTCTCGGGATTCCAACCTTCTTGATGTTCCTCTCGGTCATCACCTTGATCGGCGGGTACCGGCTGTACAGGATGATGGATCCAGCAGGCAGCCCGTTTACCCGTTTGTTGCAGGTGTGCGTGGCTTCGTTCAGGAAGAGGAGGGTAGCGATGGTGACGGATTCGACATTGTTGTACGAGAATGAGGAGCTCGATGCCTCAATTTCGCTCGATGGGAAGCTTGTCCACACCAACCATGTCAa GTTCCTCGACAAAGCGGCCATCGTCACTCCAGAGGATGATGTGAAATCGCCTAACGTATGGAGGTTGAACACGGTCCACCGAGTGGAAGAACTCAAGACGATGATCCGGATGGGCCCGATATGGGCCTCCGGCATCATCCTCTACACCGCCTACGCGCAGCAGAGCACTTTCTCCCTCCAGCAGGCCAAGATGGTGGACCGCCACCTCGGCCGCTCCTTCCAGATCCCTGCGGCCTCCATGTCGGTCTTCACCATGACTGCCATGCTGCTCACTATAGCCGCCTACGACCGCCTCCTCGTCCCGGTGGCCCGCCGCTTCACAGGCCTCGACCGCGGGATCAGCTTCCTCAAGCGCATGGGAATCGGATACTTCATCTCCATCCTGGCTACCCTCGTCGCAGGCTTCGTCGAGGTCAAGCGAAAGCACTACGCGAAGGCCCACGGGCTGCTGGACTTGCCGCATGCCATGATACCCATGTCGGTTTTCTGGCTCATGCCCCAGTACGCGCTGCACGGGATCGCAGAGGCGTTCATGGCAATCGGGCACCTTGAGTTCTTCTACGACCAGGCCCCGGAGAGCATGAGGAGCACGGCAACAGCGCTGTTCTGGACGTCGATCTCGGCCGGGAACTACTTGAGCACCTTGATGGTCTCGCTGGTCCACAAGTACAGCGCCGGGCCTGATGGGTCCAATTGGCTTCCGGACAGCAACCTGAACCGAGGGAAGCTGGAGTACTTCTACTGGGTGCTGACGTTGTTGCAGGCTCTGAATCTGTTGTACTACGTTTGTGTGGCCAAGTTCTACACGATGAAGCCGGTCCAGGTCCACACTGTGGAAGCTGTGGATGTCACAGACGaagaagataaagataaagCCGCGGTTGAGCTCGCAAAAGTTTAG
- the LOC115754401 gene encoding ACD11 homolog protein-like isoform X1 translates to MMTGEKADGGSRQGGVLPDQPPGAAAQQADTPLSGIAEAFEEMAALLRSDEGGSVELRLDEFCDACSLVSVLFGCLGLAFKFAEMEYVAKVRDLVEASRTHRTLQNVLDLDVAKNSVRTPGSRTRNLRRVRQGLDLIRALFEQFLSSDDYSLKDAATTAYMQVCAPFHTWGIRTAVYAGMYTLPYRDQLLLKLNETEETAEKKMRRYIKASIPVIQYIDKLYISRNISLDW, encoded by the exons ATGATGACTGGAGAAAAAGCCGATGGAGGGAGCCGCCAGGGCGGCGTCCTTCCAGATCAGCCGCCGGGGGCCGCCGCGCAGCAGGCCGACACGCCTCTCTCGGGGATCGCGGAGGCGTTCGAGGAGATGGCCGCCCTCTTGCGGTCCGACGAGGGCGGGAGCGTGGAGCTCCGCTTGGACGAGTTCTGCGACGCCTGCTCCCTGGTCTCCGTTCTTTTCGGTTGCCTCGGCCTCGCCTTCAAGTTCGCTGAAATGGAGTACGTCGCCAAG GTACGTGATCTTGTGGAGGCATCGAGGACACATCGCACATTACAAAACGTGCTGGATCTCGACGTCGCTAAAAACTCAGTGAGAACTCCAGGAAGTCGTACACGTAATTTACGTCGAGTTAGGCAGGGTCTTGATCTCATCAGAGCTCTATTTGAGCAGTTTTTGTCTTCTGa CGATTACTCATTAAAGGATGCTGCTACCACAGCCTATATGCAAGTTTGTGCGCCATTCCACACGTGGGGAATCAGGACAGCTGTTTATGCTGGAATGTATACCCTTCCATATAGGGATCAACTTCTGCTAAAGCTCAATGAAACTG AGGAGACGGCCGAGAAGAAGATGAGAAGGTATATCAAGGCTTCGATCCCAGTTATACAGTATATTGATAAGTTATACATATCCAGGAATATTAGCTTGGACTGGTGA